The following proteins come from a genomic window of Gammaproteobacteria bacterium:
- a CDS encoding ethanolamine utilization protein produces the protein MTAPSVFRIADIQDRIDNLPEDGTYIKPFVTTEISESMAGGINALNKISVPWDLTCDEMIYCLEGTFRLVVDEIGYELNPGDLMFVPKDNHVKYECDNKCVIFYTAYPVDWKQRAGITHVPGIDADEMPVPYER, from the coding sequence ATGACTGCACCAAGCGTATTTAGAATCGCCGATATACAGGATCGTATTGACAACCTGCCCGAGGACGGTACTTACATCAAGCCTTTCGTGACCACTGAAATCAGCGAATCGATGGCGGGTGGCATTAACGCGCTGAACAAGATTTCGGTACCCTGGGATCTAACTTGCGATGAAATGATTTATTGTCTCGAGGGTACCTTCCGGCTCGTGGTCGACGAGATCGGGTATGAACTCAATCCGGGCGACCTGATGTTCGTGCCGAAAGACAATCACGTCAAATACGAGTGTGACAACAAGTGCGTCATTTTTTATACGGCTTACCCGGTTGACTGGAAACAGCGCGCCGGCATCACCCACGTGCCCGGTATTGATGCCGATGAGATGCCCGTGCCCTACGAACGGTGA